The genomic region CGGCTGGCGCCTGATGCTGCTGCGGCCAACTACGAGTTTGCCTATGCATTGATGAAGGAGTTTTACAACGAGGAGGCGCTTCATTTCTTTGCACGGGCTTATGAGCAGGAGCAGGCCATGAGCATCACTTTCTATATGGCGCAATTGCTGCTGTTTCTTGGACACAAGGAAGAAGCCGCATCATTTGCCTCCAAATTGGAGGAACAAGTGCGGGAATCAGGCGAAGGCCAGGCCCAGCTGGACTACCTGAGAGGCATGTTCCAACGGGCATCCTCCTTTCCGCCCCACAATTTGCGCGATTGGCACTTTGTCCAATACGGCGGGCTTCTGTTGAGATTGTTTGAAGAAGACCATCCGGGAGAACCGAATGAGTCCAACGGACGGTACACCTTTGTCAATTTTGGCTATGATCAGACGGCTGCCGTGCTGGGTGCCCTGCAGGCGGTGGTTCAGCAGACACCCGTTTTTCAAAAGTATGAGTTTGCGGCCCCTGCCGGTGAGACCAGCGCCCCGCTTGCCCACGCATTGAGCGGCATGTTTGAGATACCTGTCCTGTCTCTCGAGGAAGGGCTTGCAGCAAACAAAAGAGGGATCGTAATCACCGCTTTTTCCGATGAGCTTGACCCAATCGCAGCTGACGTTTGGGACCGGAAAGACATTCTGCTTTTCTCCTTTGCTTTCTCGTGGACCAGAGAATCAAACATTTTGCCGGAAGCAATCGGCTACCTGGCGCAAGGGGCTCGCCTGCCCTGGCAAGCCCGGTACGAAGCGGGAGAAAATGGGGAACCGGTTCTGGTGGAAGCGGATAACCGTTCGGCCGGGGCGATCGCCCAATCGATTCTGGACAGACTCTCCCACATTGACAGGGAATGGCTGACCGAACTGCGCCGGTATTATGCCGGGCGGCAGTTCCAGCTTGTGGCGGGAAACCGGATTGAGGTCCCCCGCAAGAAATTCTTTGTCCATTCCGCGTTGGGGGGAGGCAGGTTCACATGATGCCGAGTTCCCTTTATATTCACATTCCTTTCTGTGCCAGCAAATGTTACTACTGCGATTTCAACTCCTACGTCTCGACCGGCGAGGTTATGGACCGGTACCTGGATGCCCTTGACATCGAAATGGGGATCTTGTCGCGAGAGATGAATTGGGAGCCGCTGCAGACTGTCTTTTTTGGCGGCGGCACCCCAACAATGTTTGACACCAGGCAATCGGAGCGGATGATGAACATCCTTCACAGGCATTTCAGGCTGGCGGAAGAAGCGGAAATCTCCGTTGAGGCAAATCCCGGCACTGTGAACGCTGAAAAGCTGCAGGTACTGCGAGAGGGCGGGGTGAACCGGCTCTCTTTTGGCGTTCAGTCGTTTCATGATGCGATTTTGAAAAAATTGGGCCGGCTGCATGACAGTCTCACGGTTTACCACAGTTATGAAAAGGCGCGGCAAGCCGGTTTTTCCTCGATCAATCTGGATTTGATGTTCGGTCTGCCCGGTCAAACCGTTGNNNNNNNNNNNNNNNNNNNNNNNNNNNNNNNNNNNNNNNNNNNNNNNNNNNNNNNNNNNNNNNNNNNNNNNNNNNNNNATCTTCTCCGACAGTCTGCGCCGGATGACCGAATTGGCCCCGGAACACATATCGGCCTATTCGCTTAAAGTGGAAGAAGGCACGCCATTCGCCGTCTGGCAGGAGCGGGGTAAGCTGCATTTGCCGCCGGAGGAAGACGATCTGGCCATGTACAATTTGCTGATGGAGACATTGGAGGCTCATGGATATGGAATGTATGAAATCTCCAATTTTGCAAAAAATGGCCATGAATGCCGGCACAACAAAGTCTATTGGCGAAATGAACCCTATTTGGCGGCAGGTGCCGGAGCCCACGGATATGTCAATCATGTCCGGTATGTGGTGGAGTCAAGTGTTCCGGCTTATATAGAGGGATGTCAGGCGGGAAAACGCCCGGTTGTCGAACAGGAAGCCATACCCGAAGCCATCAGGCGGGAAGACACCATGATCCTGGGATTGAGGATGCTGGAAGGTGTCAGGTTTGCACGTTTTCAGGAACGTCACGGCATAGAAATGCGCGATTTGTTCGGTGACATCACTAGCCGGTTGGAGCAAAGAGGTCTTCTGGTCAGGGATGAGGTTGGCGTCAGGCTTTCCAGACAGGCCCTGCCGATTGCAAACGAAGTGTTTTCCGCCTTCCTGATCAGTTGACACTCATGGTGGGATTTGTTATTTTTTACGTAGTGATTAGCACTCAAGACGCATGAGTGCTAACAAGAGGAGGGGGACCGCAATGCTATCGGAACGTCAGCAGTTGATTTTGCGGATGATCATTGAAGATTATGTTCATTCGGCCGAACCGGTCGGTTCCCGGACGATTTCGAAGCGTTCAGAGGTAACCCTTTCACCGGCCACCATCCGGAATGAGATGGCGGACCTTGAAGAGATGGGGTACCTGGAGCAGCCTCATACATCTGCCGGACGGATTCCTTCCCAGAAGGGGTACCGTTTTTATGTGGACCATCTGATTCATCCTTTGCGATTGACCCAGGAGGAACTGTTTCAATTGAAAAAGACCTATGTGGATAAAATGGACGCCATGGAGCGGGTTGTCCAGCAGACGGCCCAGATCCTTTCGAGTCTCACCAATTATACAGCTCTGGTGTTGGGTCCCCATGTGCAGGAAGTCAAGCTTAAACATGTTCAACTGGTTCCTCTCTCAGACCGTACTGCAGTAGCCATCATTGTTACCGATACGGGACATGTGGAGAATCGAAAAGTTACACTGCCCGAGGGTATTACGGCAGACGAAATCAGCAATTTCGTTGCCATCCTCAATCATAAAATGACAGACGTTCCTTTACATCAGGTCAAGGTCAAGCTGTACAACGAAATCATGGGAGAACTGAATCGGTATATCAATCAGTATGAGGGTGTAATGTCTCTCTTGGATCAAATTGTGCAGATTGAGCAGGATGACAAAGTGTATCTGGGCGGCACGACGAAGATACTCAACCAGCCGGAATTCCGGGATATTGACAAGCTGCGTCCGCTGCTTGACATGCTGGAGACGAACCAGACGGTTTTGCAGCTTTTGAACGTCCAAAGCTCTCCGGGAATTCAGGTGCGAATCGGGCTTGAGAATGACATGGAACAGTTGAAGAACTGTTCCGTTATTACCGCCACGTATCAGATTGATGGCAAAGCGGCCGGTACGATTGGCGTTCTGGGCCCCACCCGGATGGAATACGGGAGGGTCATCGGAGTCATGGATCATCTGACAGTGCTGCTGTCGGAGTTGTTAACGAGATTGCACAAGTAGTGGAGGAGCATAATGGAGCAGAACCGGAAACAGGAAGAAATGACGGAACAGGAAGCGGAAACCGCAACCGCAGAAATGGCGGGCGAACAAGCTGGCAGCACCGCAGGGCAAGCGTCGAATCCCGCAGATGCGGACCCTCGCAGCCGGGAAGAGCTGCTGGCGGAAGTGATCCGTCTGTCAGCAGAACTGTCGGAGGTTCAGAACCGATTGCTGCGAATCAGCGCAGACTTTGACAACTTCCGAAAGCGTGCCAGACAGGAAAAAGAGGAATTGGGCAAGTATGCGGCCCTGCGCATGGTGCAGGAGATACTGCCCGTGCTTGACAACTTTCGCCTGGCTATGGCAGCGGAAACCACCGATGCTGAATCAATGAAAAAAGGAATTGACATGGTCTTCCGCCAGTTCCTGCACGCTCTGGAGCGCGAAGGAGTGACCGAGATGAATGCCGTGGGGCAGCCTTTTGATCCGAACCGGCACGAGGCTGTCATGCAGGTGGAAAGCGAAGAGCACGAATCAGGCATTGTGGTGGAAGAACTTCGCAAGGGCTATCTGCTGCACGACAAAGTGATAAGACCGGCTATGGTCAAAGTGGCAAAATAAACCGGAAAGTTAAATATGTTTGGAGGTTTCGTCTAAATGAGTAAGGTTATCGGTATTGACTTGGGTACAACGAACTCTTGCGTCGCAGTAATGGAAGGCGGCGAACCTGTGGTAATTCCGAATGCGGAGGGCGGTCGCACAACCCCATCGGTTCTTGCCATCAAGAACGGGGAGCGTATGGTCGGAGATGTGGCAAAACGCCAGGCAGTGACCAACCCGGAGAATACGGTGATCTCCATCAAGCGTCATATGGGGACCAACCATAAAGTAACGGTTGAAGGCAAGGAATATACACCCCAGGAAATTTCCGCCATGATCCTGCAAAAACTTAAGGCGGATGCGGAAGCATATCTTGGGCAGCCTGTCAAACAGGCTGTAATCACTGTACCTGCCTATTTTAACGACTCGCAACGGCAGGCAACAAAGGACGCGGGGCAAATTGCCGGTCTTGAGGTTCTGCGCATTGTGAACGAGCCGACTGCAGCTGCCCTGGCTTACGGTCTGGACAAGGAAGAAGAAGGAACGATCCTTGTGTATGACCTTGGCGGCGGTACGTTTGACGTATCCATCCTGGAACTGGGCGATGGCGTGTTTGAAGTGAAAGCCACCAGCGGCAACAACCGTCTGGGCGGTGACGATTTCGACGAGCGAATCATGAAGTACCTGATTGATACATTCAAACGTGACACCGGAATCGACTTGTCCCATGACAAAATGGCCATGCAGCGCCTGAAAGACGCGGCGGAAAAGGCCAAGAAAGAATTGTCGGGCGTATTGACAACCGCTATTTCTTTGCCGTTTATCTCCGCTGACGCAACCGGTCCGAAGCATCTTGAAGTGAATCTGACCCGTGCCAAGTTTGAAGAACTGACCGCCGATCTGGTGGAAGCCACATTGGGACCCACCCGTCAGGCTTTGAGCGACGCCGGGCTGACCGCCAACGATATTGACAAAGTGATTCTTGTCGGAGGGTCCACCCGGATTCCTGCGGTTCAGGAAGCTATCAAGAAACTGATTGGCAAGGAACCTTCCAAAGGCGTGAATCCGGATGAAGTGGTGGCAGTAGGTGCAGCTATTCAGGCTGGCGTTCTGACCGGTGAAGTGAAAGATGTTCTGCTGCTCGACGTAACGCCCCTTTCCCTTGGAATTGAAACCCTGGGTGGTGTGA from Effusibacillus lacus harbors:
- a CDS encoding coproporphyrinogen-III oxidase family protein, producing IFSDSLRRMTELAPEHISAYSLKVEEGTPFAVWQERGKLHLPPEEDDLAMYNLLMETLEAHGYGMYEISNFAKNGHECRHNKVYWRNEPYLAAGAGAHGYVNHVRYVVESSVPAYIEGCQAGKRPVVEQEAIPEAIRREDTMILGLRMLEGVRFARFQERHGIEMRDLFGDITSRLEQRGLLVRDEVGVRLSRQALPIANEVFSAFLIS
- the hrcA gene encoding heat-inducible transcriptional repressor HrcA — translated: MLSERQQLILRMIIEDYVHSAEPVGSRTISKRSEVTLSPATIRNEMADLEEMGYLEQPHTSAGRIPSQKGYRFYVDHLIHPLRLTQEELFQLKKTYVDKMDAMERVVQQTAQILSSLTNYTALVLGPHVQEVKLKHVQLVPLSDRTAVAIIVTDTGHVENRKVTLPEGITADEISNFVAILNHKMTDVPLHQVKVKLYNEIMGELNRYINQYEGVMSLLDQIVQIEQDDKVYLGGTTKILNQPEFRDIDKLRPLLDMLETNQTVLQLLNVQSSPGIQVRIGLENDMEQLKNCSVITATYQIDGKAAGTIGVLGPTRMEYGRVIGVMDHLTVLLSELLTRLHK
- the dnaK gene encoding molecular chaperone DnaK; this encodes MSKVIGIDLGTTNSCVAVMEGGEPVVIPNAEGGRTTPSVLAIKNGERMVGDVAKRQAVTNPENTVISIKRHMGTNHKVTVEGKEYTPQEISAMILQKLKADAEAYLGQPVKQAVITVPAYFNDSQRQATKDAGQIAGLEVLRIVNEPTAAALAYGLDKEEEGTILVYDLGGGTFDVSILELGDGVFEVKATSGNNRLGGDDFDERIMKYLIDTFKRDTGIDLSHDKMAMQRLKDAAEKAKKELSGVLTTAISLPFISADATGPKHLEVNLTRAKFEELTADLVEATLGPTRQALSDAGLTANDIDKVILVGGSTRIPAVQEAIKKLIGKEPSKGVNPDEVVAVGAAIQAGVLTGEVKDVLLLDVTPLSLGIETLGGVMTRLIERNTTIPTSKSQVFSTAADNQTSVEIHVLQGEREFARDNKTLGRFTLTDIPPAPRGIPQIEVTFDIDANGIVNVSAKDLGTGKSQKITITSSSGLNKDEVERMVKEAEMNAEADRKRREEVEIRNSADSLVYTTEKTLKEVEGKVDQAEIDKANAAKDKLKEALNGSDIETIKKASEELSQVVQQLSIKLYEQAAQSQQAGADTGAGKKDDTVVDAEYTEVNEDKK
- the grpE gene encoding nucleotide exchange factor GrpE; its protein translation is MEQNRKQEEMTEQEAETATAEMAGEQAGSTAGQASNPADADPRSREELLAEVIRLSAELSEVQNRLLRISADFDNFRKRARQEKEELGKYAALRMVQEILPVLDNFRLAMAAETTDAESMKKGIDMVFRQFLHALEREGVTEMNAVGQPFDPNRHEAVMQVESEEHESGIVVEELRKGYLLHDKVIRPAMVKVAK
- a CDS encoding tetratricopeptide repeat protein, with translation MDTETDVIQQILDSADEHMDADNYDKALETLQYALRRPEFDIRVYQKAAFVLRMLGRQEAAELFEGVVADPEDPNPCFQLGYQLVQEGLFGSALGPLSRCVRLAPDAAAANYEFAYALMKEFYNEEALHFFARAYEQEQAMSITFYMAQLLLFLGHKEEAASFASKLEEQVRESGEGQAQLDYLRGMFQRASSFPPHNLRDWHFVQYGGLLLRLFEEDHPGEPNESNGRYTFVNFGYDQTAAVLGALQAVVQQTPVFQKYEFAAPAGETSAPLAHALSGMFEIPVLSLEEGLAANKRGIVITAFSDELDPIAADVWDRKDILLFSFAFSWTRESNILPEAIGYLAQGARLPWQARYEAGENGEPVLVEADNRSAGAIAQSILDRLSHIDREWLTELRRYYAGRQFQLVAGNRIEVPRKKFFVHSALGGGRFT
- a CDS encoding coproporphyrinogen-III oxidase family protein, whose amino-acid sequence is MMPSSLYIHIPFCASKCYYCDFNSYVSTGEVMDRYLDALDIEMGILSREMNWEPLQTVFFGGGTPTMFDTRQSERMMNILHRHFRLAEEAEISVEANPGTVNAEKLQVLREGGVNRLSFGVQSFHDAILKKLGRLHDSLTVYHSYEKARQAGFSSINLDLMFGLPGQTV